The following is a genomic window from Streptomyces chrestomyceticus JCM 4735.
AACTCTCCTGGCGGCACACCCGCCTGATGCGCGGTCTGACGCACCTGCCGGTCACGTTCGCGGCCTGACCCGCCTGCCGGCCGCCGTGGCCCGCAGGCGGGCCGGGAGCCCCGGTTCCGGTGTCACTCCCCCGAGACGAAGGACTCCACCGCGCGGCAGACGGCGGCCGGGTGGTCGGCCAGGTAGAAGTGGCCGCCGTCGAAGGTCTCCTCGCGGTACTCGGCGACGGTGTGCGCCTTCCAGGCGGCCGCTTCCTCGCGGGTCACGCGAGGGTCGGCGGCGCCCGTGAGGCACAGCAGCGGAATGTCGAGCACGGCGTCGGCGGCGGGCCGGTACGTCTCGATGACGCGGTAGTCGTTGCGGATCGCCGGGAGGATCAGGTTCACCATGTCCGGGTCGTCGAGGAGCTGGCTGTGGGTGCCGTCCAGGCGGCCCACCTCGGCGAGGAGTTCCGCGTCGGTGCCCAGGTGGAAGTACTTCTCCTCCCGGAACATCGAGGGCGCGCGGCGGCCGGAGACGACGAGCCGGCGCGGCGCGGGCCGCCCGAGGTCCGCGAGCCGCCGGGCGGTCTCGAAGGCGACGGACGCGCCCATGCTGTGTCCGAACAGCACCAGCGGGGTGGTGTCGTGCGGGCTCAGGCAGCCGACGATCTCATCGGCGAGGCCCTCCACGGAGGTGACGAACGGGTCGTTCCACCGGTCCTGGCGTCCCGGGTACTGGATCGCCGACACGTCGAAATGTTCGCCGAGGTGGGCGGCGAACGGGCGGTAGTACGAGGCCGATCCCCCGGCGTGCGGGAAGAAGATGAGGTGGGCGGCGGGCCGCGGCCCCCGGCGGACGTCCCGTATCCAGGCGTTCTTCCCCGTCATGTGTCCGTGCTCCTGTGCTGGTGGGCCGATGGTCGGGCTGCTCGTACGGGTGCGGTCCGGCCGGTTCGGCGGGACCGCACCCGTACGGGACAAGGATGACCGGTACGGGGCGCATCGGGCCAGCGTGAAATCGATCAAGAACGTCCGGGGGCCGGCTCCGCCCCTCAGCGCGCCAGCGCCGCGGCCCCCGCCGCCGCCTGTTCGGCGGCCCGCGCCCGGGCCGCGGCCGCCTTGGCCGCTTCCCCGAGCCGGTCGGCGAGGCGCGCCTGGGCCAGCCAGTTGTACGGGCAGACCGGGCGCAGGCTGATGCGCTCGCTGAGCAGGGTGCGGGCGGTGTCGTCGCGTCCGGCGCGGAGCGCGGCCTCCAGCAGCGTCTTCTGTACGGCGTCCCGCTGGGCGTGGCTGCCGCCGAAGGTGTTCAGGCGGTGGCGGACGGGGGTGAGGAGGTCGACGGCCTGCCCGTACCTGCCCTGTCCGTAGGCGATCAGGGCGCGGCAGACCGGCAGGCCGACCTCGGCGGTCATGGCGACGTTGGACAGTTGGGGCCGGGCACGGACGAGCCACGCGGCCCGCTCCTCGACGAGGCGTTCGGCGTCGGCGATGCGGTCGGCGCCGACGTACGCCATGACGGCGTGCACGTCGTTGAAGGCGTAGTACGGCGGGTCCTGGCGGGCCGCCCAGGCGTCGGCGAGGCGGTCCCAGCGGGGACCGGCGCCGCGGTCGGCCAGCAGGAGCCGCCACAGGAGGGCCGAGGCGTCCAGGAGTTCCATGGCCAGGCCCGGCGACTCCTCGTGGTGCAGCACGGCGTCGTAGATCTCCAGCGCCCGGTCCGTGTCGCCGGATTCGAGGGCGTAGAGGCAGTAGTGCCACCAGTTGTGCACGTTCAGGTAGTTGCCGGAGGCCCAGTCCTCCATGCGGGCGTCCAGGAAGCGGATGCCCTCCGCGAACTGGCCCCGCATCTCGTAGCTGTGCACGACCGCGTGGATGCCCCACACGTCGCGGGGGTTGCGCTCGACGGCTGCGAGGCCGGTCTCCTCCGACCGGGTGTAGTGGCCGGATTCCTCCAGTCCGAAGGCGTACATGCCGAGGAGGTGGCCGTAGTGCGGGTCGTCCTCGGGCCAGGCGGTGAGCGCGCCGCCGACGCGGTCGCGCAGACGGGCGGCGTCACCGGTGAGGAAGTCGATCTGGTGGCCGACGGCGAGCGCGAGCGCGTCGCGCGGGAAGGCGACGGTCAGCTCGCCGAGCACATGTCCGGCGCGGTGGATGTCGCCGTCGAGCCAGGAGGAGGCGGCGGCGAGGTGCATCCGTTCGCGGTCCGTCGGCCGCCCGGCGCGTACGCAGTCGGTGAAGCGGGTGAACGCCGCCTTGGCCGCGGTGGCCTCCTTCTCCTCCGTGCCCAGCAGGCCGAGGTAGGCCGCGAGGACATTGCCCATGACGGATTTCGGGGCGGCCTGGAGGACCGCCTGGGACGCGGTGGCGACCGCACCGCGGAAGAAGAGCAGTTCGCGCAGCGCGTCCTCGTAATGGGACAGGGCTTCCGCGCTGGTCTCCGACATCACGTGACCGTGCCGGTCACGGACCGTTCGCGGCATCATCGGCTCCTCACGGCACTCTGGCGTCACTGGGTCCCCCGCCTTACCTTGTCGGGGGTAGGAATTCTGTTCGATCACCTGTCATGTCCCGGGCTTGAGATCACAGACAAGAGGTGCGCCTTGTTCCTTCCCCACAGACCGGCCCGCCCATACCGCGGCAGGGCCGTCAGACTGGGCATCCCGGCTCTGCTCCTCGGTGTCCTGGCCACCGTCGCCGCCGGACCCGCCCGGGCGGCCCCCGAGGCCGCGCCCGCGGTCCGGGCCCCGCTCGTCCAGCCCGTCGACCCGCAGAACTGGCGCAATCCCGACGACATGACGTGGGCCGAATACCGCGCGGTCCCCGGCACGAACTGGGCCGACCCCGCCCTCAAGCCCACCAAGCGGATGTTCAAGGGCGCGCTCGTGCTGCTGGACTACCCCGACGAGGAGTTCAGCGTCACCAGGCCCGCCGGCTCGTCCGTCTTCGGCAACCCGCAGCCCAGCGCCCACGACATACCCCGCGCGGAAGTCCCCGCGTTCTACCGGGACTTCCTGAACAAGCCGGGCAAGCTCAACCGCGGCCACACCATCAACGAGTACTGGATGGAGGACTCCGGCGGCCGGCTCGGTGTCGAACTGACGTCCTTCGGCGTCTACCGGATGCCGTTCAAGTCGTACCAGTACGGCATCGAGCCCGGCATGAACCCGGGCGCCTGCCCCGTCGGCGACAACTGCGGCAAGAACATCCGCACCGACGGCAAGGCCGCCTGGGTCGCCGACGTGGGCGACGCGGAGACCAAGAAGTACGACTTCATCTTCTACCTGACCGCGGGCCAGGACGAGTCGGCCGCCTGGCAGGAGTTCGGGCAGATGAAGTTCGCCAAGCCCGAGGACGTCCCGGCCGCGTGGGGCCCACCGTCCCCCGTCCAGGGCGGCGGCAACGCAGCCCGCACCCGGTACGTGCCGTGGACCTCCTGGAAGGCCGCCGCCCGCATCTGGCCCAACGCCGAGACGGGCTCCTCCACCCAGGCCGAGAGCTCCGGCATGGCCGTGTACGCCCACGAGTTCAGCCACATCCTGGGCATCGCGGACAACTACAACAACCCGTACGGCACGCCGCTGCGCCGGGCCTACACCGGCATCTGGAGCATGCTCTCGCGCGGCTCCTTCAACGGCCCCGGCGGCCCGCACACCCGCTGGCAGATACCGGCCCAGAACGGCGCCTCGATGGGCTCCCAGCACGTGCTGCGCGACAAGCTCAAGCTCGGCATCGTCGACGAGAAGAACGTGCTGCGGCTGGACCGGGACGCGCTGAAGACGTCCGGCGTCGCGGTCGCCAAGGTCACCGCGCGCTCCGCGCCGCCCGGTGCCAAGGGCCTGTCCGGCGTCAACATCACACTGGGCCGGGACCTGGAGCCGGCCTGCTCCACCACGACCGACCCGCTGTGCGACGGCGGCGGCTACGACAACTACACCGTCGAGGTCGTCGACCGGATGGGCATGGACTCCTTCACCCCGGACAACGGGGTGCTGCTGTCCAAGACCAAGAACGAGGACCGGGCCCCGTTCGCGTGGGTGATCGACGCCCACCCGGAGGACATCGGCATGGTCGACTTCCGGCGCCCCGACGGCACCCCGCAGATGATCACCATGGGTGACTACCGGCAGCTCAGCGACGCGCTGTTCCACGCGGGCGCGGACTCCGGCAGCGCCTACGAGTACGTCGACCGGGCCAACCGGCTGCACTTCTACGTCCTGGACATCCAGCGGGACAAGAAGGGCGTGCTCAGCTACACCGTCGCCGTCCGGTCCCTGGACGGCGCGGGGCCGCAGCGCCGCGGCGCGCACCTGCGGCACGGCACGGCGTACGGCAACGCCGCCAAGGGCCGGGCGGTGTGCACCTTCCCGCTGACCAACACCGGCCGCCCGGGCAACGGGGGCGCGCATCTGGACTCCGACGTGTACCGGCTCTCGGCCGCCGCCACCGGACGCGGCTGGTCCGCCTGGCTGCCGAACCGGATCGCCACCGCGAAGGCCGGCAGCACGGTGAGCGTCCCGGTCGCCGTCACCGCGCAGCCGGGCGCCGCCCGGCACGGCCGGGTCGTGCTGAAGGCCCGCTCCGAGAGCGACCCGCGCAAGTCCGTCCAGGCCACCTGCACGCCGGCCCGCTGACCCGGCGTACGGGCCGTGCCGCTCACCCCGGGTGAGCGGCACGGAGGCCGGCCGGTGACGCACCGTCAGCTCGCGCGGCCGGCCGGTACGGCGGGCCGCGGGGTCCGGGCCCTGGCCTCCGCCGCGTACGTGTCGACGTACTCCTGCTCGGACAGCTTCAGCAGGGCGTACATGATCTCGTCCGTGACGGCCCGCAGCACCAGCCGCTGGTCGGCCATCCCGGCGTACCGGGAGAAGTCCAGCGGCTCCCCGAAGCGGATGGTGATCGGGACGACCCTCGGCAGCCGGCGCCCGGCCGGCTGGGCCTCGAACGTCCCGATCATCGCGCACGGCACCACCGGCGCGCCGGTGCGCAGCGCCATCTCCGCGACGCCGGTCTTGCCCTTGTACATCCGGCCGTCGTGCGAGCGGGTGCCCTCCGGGTAGATGCCGAGCAGTTCGCCGCTGTCGAGCACCCGTACGCCCGCCTCGACGGCGGCCTGGCCCGCGCTGCGGCCGGAGCGGTCCACCGGGATCTGCCCGCAGGCGCGGAAGAAGGCCGCTGTCAGCCGTCCTTTGACGCCGCGTCCGGTGAAGTACTCCTGCTTGCACAGGAAGGTGATCCGGCGCTTGACCGTCGCCGGCATCAGGAAGCTGTCGCAGAAGGAGAGGTGGTTCCCGGCGATGATGGCGGCGCCCGAGGCGGGCAGGTTCTCCAGTCCCTCGACTCGGGGGCGGAACAGGCACCGCAGCAGCGGTACCAGGACGATGGATTTGAACAAGTGATAGAACATGTAACTGATCCCCTCCCCAGAGTGATCCCCCCGCGTCGGGGGACGGTAGTGCCGCTCCGGTTCCGGAGGGAGAGGGCCTATTGAGCCATCGTCAGGACGGCGGCCGGAGCGAGCGGATCACGCCACCGGGCGCCGTCGGGCCGGTACGGCCGGGCTCACCGGTTCGCGGGGGTCTCGTCCGCGAAGACCTTGGTGACCAGGCGGCCGTCCTCGGTCAGGTAGCCGTGCAGCATCCCCTCGCTGCTGTGCGGGGCGTCGAAGACGCCCTGGGCGTTCAGCGCGATCACCCCGCCCGTGCCGCCCAGCCGGGGCAGCCGCTCGACCAGCACCTCGTACGCGGCACCGGCCAGGTCCCGCCCGCCGAACTCGATCAGGTCGGAGATCGTGGCGGTGGCGGCGCCCCGGAGGAACACCTCGCCCGCGCCCGTGGCGCTGGCCGCGACCGTGCCGTTCTTGGCGTACGTGCCCGCGCCGACGACGGGCGAGTCACCGACCCGGCCGGTCATCTTGTTCGTCATGCCGCCGGTGGAGGTCGCCGCCGCCAGGTCCCGTTTCCCGTCCACGGCCACCGCGCCGACCGTGCCCTGGGTCAGCGTCTCTCCGGGGCTCTTGGCGTGCCCCTTGGCCTTCATCAGCTCCTGCCAGCGCTTCTCGGTCCAGTAGTAGTCCTGGGTGACGACCGGCAGGCCGTTGCGGGCCGCGAAGTCGTCGGCGCCCTCGCCCGCCAGCAGTACGTGCTTGGTCTTCTCCATCACCAGCCGGGCCGCGGAGACGGGATTGCGTACGTTGCGGACCCCGGCCACGGCGCCCGCCGCCAGGTCGGAGCCGCGCATGACCGACGCGTCCAGCTCGTGGCCCGCGTCCTCGTTGAACACCGCGCCCTTGCCCGCGTTGAACAAGGGGTTGTCCTCCAGCCTGCGTACCGCGGCCTCGACCGCCGCCACACTGCCGCCGCCCTCGCGCAGCACCTTCTGTCCGGCGCGCAACGCCTCGGCCAGGCCGTCGCGGTACGCCTTCTCCTGGGCGGGGGTGGTGTCCTCGCGCTTCAGGGCGGTGCCCGCGCCGCCGTGCACCGCGATGACGACGTGGCGGGCGTCCGGCCGCGGCTTGCCCTCGGCGGCCTGTGCCGCGCGCGCCGCGACGGGCTCGGCCGCTTCCGACTGGCCGGCGGAGACCGCGCTGCTGCCGGGCACCGCCGCCAGCAGCGCGACCACGGACAGCGCTCCCGCGCACACGCACATCATGCGGACTGCCGAGTTCCTGGCCATGGGCTCTCTCCCTCGAACGGGTGATCAGGCGTCGGCACGATATCGGTACATGCCGAGCGGGAGCCGCCATGATCCGGCCAGCGCGCAGGGCCGCCCCCGGCGCGCGGGGGCGGCCGTACGGCTCAGACCGTATGGATGCCGGGGTCGCTCACCCCGGCCGCGCCGTTCTCCACATGTCCCGCGAGCCGGCGCAGATACGTGCGGTCCGCGTCGCAGACCACGCTCACGTCGTACCAGCGCTTGCCCGCCCGCAGGTCCACGGTGTGGGTCACCCGCTGCCCCGGGCGCACGGTGACGCTGCTGGAGGTGCCGCCGTACGCGTCGGTGACCTTCAGGGTGCGGGCGCCGTCGCCCGTGTTGGTCAGGACCAGGTCGAGGTTGCCGGTGGCTCCGTTGTGCCGCGCGGTCACCTCCGGGCCCGCCGTCCTGCCCGGCCCCCGGAACGTCCGCAGGAAGCCGTTCGGGCCGAACACCGAGAGGTCGTACGTGCCGTTGGAGTAGGCCGTGTTCCAACTGTCGGAGTCGGCCTTGCCGCGCTCGGTGGTGTACGTCCACGGGCCGTCGCCGCGGTTCGGCGCCGTCACGTAGAAGTGCGCCCCGGCGGCGTCCCCGCCGCTGAAGGTCAGGCGGTACTTCCCGGCGGCGGTGTCGGCGGCACCGTCCACGTACGGGGCGTAGGGCAGCGGCCGGGTGGGGCGGGTGCCGCGCTCCTGCTTGGGCAGGCTGCCGGCGGCGGGCGGCGCGGGGTGGAAGTCGGCGGGCTTCGGGTGGATCGGCGTGTAGCCGCCGGTGTCCGGCAGCGCGCCCGGCCTTCCCGTACGGCTGAAGTCGAAGGCGGAGGTCAGGTCGCCGCATATGGCGCGCCGCCACTTCGAGATGTGCGGCTCGGCGACCCCGAAGCGGCGCTCCATGAAGCGGATGATCGAGGTGTGGTCGAAGGTCTCGGAGCAGACGTAGCCGCCGGTGCTCCAAGGGGAGACGACGAGCATCGGCACGCGCTGGCCGAGGCCGTACGGGCCGGCCGGGAGGCCCCCGCCGCCGGGGTAGAGCTCCAGTTCGGTGGAGACGGTGGACCGGCCCTGGGCGGCGCCGGCCGGCGGGTACGGCGGGACGACGTGGTCGAAGAAGCCGTCGTTCTCGTCGTACGTGAGGAACAGCGCCGTCTTGGCCCAGACCTTCGGGTCGGAGGTCAGCACGTCCAGCACCTGGGAGATGTACCAGGCCCCGTAGTTGGCGGGCCAGCTCGGGTGCTCGGTGTACGCCTCGGGACAGGCGATCCAGGAGACCTTCGGCAGCCGGCCGCCGCGGACGTCCGCCCGCAGGTCGTCGAGGAGCTTCCCGCCGCCCTTCACGTTCGAGCCGCGCCGCGCCTTCTCGTAGAGCGGGTCGCCGGGCTTGGCGTTGCGGAAGCTGTTGAAGTACAGCAGGGAGTTGTCACCGTAGTTGCCGCGGTACGGGTCCTTGATCCAGCCCCAGCTCCCCGCGGCGTCCAGGCCGTCGCCGATGTCCTGGTAGATCTTCCAGGAGACCCCCTTCGCCTCCAGCCGCTCGGGGTACGTGGTCCAGGTGTAACCCTTCTCGGCGTTGTCCAGGACGGGGCCGCTGGGGTCACCGGCTCCCTTGCCGTCGTTGCCCGTGTACCCGGTCCACATGTAGTAGCGGTTCGGGTCGGTGGAGCCGATGAACGAGCAGTGGTAGGCGTCGCAGACGGTGAAGGTGTCGGCCAGCGCGAAGTGGAACGGGATGTCCTTCCGCGCGAGGTGCGCCATCGTGGTGGCCGTCTTGGCCGGGACCCACTGGTCGTAGCGGCCGTCGTTGAACGCCCGGTGGCTGCCCTTCCAGTCGTGGTTGAGGTCCTCGATGAAGGTCAGCCCCAGGTTGTCGTCCTCGACCTGCGGCCGGAACGGCAGCACGTCCTTGCCCTTGCCGTCGGACTGGTGCCACACCGGCTTGCCGCTGGGCAGCGTCACCGGCCGGGGATCGCCGAAGCCCCGTACGCCGCGCAGGGTGCCGAAGTAATGGTCGAAAGAGCGATTTTCCTGCATCAGCACGACGATGTGCTCGACGTCCTCGATGGAGCCGGTGCGGCGGTCGGCGGGAATGGCGGCGGCACGGGCGATGCTCTGCGACAGCGCGGAGAACGCGGCGGCCCCGCCGGTGAGTTGCAGGAACCGCCGCCGGTCGAGTTCTGGCATGGCTGAAATGCCCCCTTGGGCTGGGAGGGTACGGGCGCGACTGGAGTGTTCCAAGAGGAACGAGGCCGTGGGAAGACACCGTGACACCCGGGTGAAGAGTCGCCGGACGAGGCGTGAACAGGCGACGGACCGTCCTGCGCCGCCTCCGCACGGGGCATACGGTGACCCGCCGCCCATACCGGTCCGCCCGGCCCGGGACGGACAGGTGGCGACGAGTCGGGCCGAACCCGCGCCGACAGCCCCCTTCCGCCGCCTTGGCATATGCCAATTGCATACCGCGCATTTTTCGCCGCCGCGTGATCGACCGATTTCGCCGCCAATGTCGCGCCCGCCGCCGATGCGGAATCAGGTAATTCCGATCACCAGTTTCGAACCGAGTTGCTGCTGAGTAGGGTGTGGCACTGCCGGTGGAACTGGGGGAACAGTGCGTACCGGTGGATTTCGGCATGGCTGAAAATGTGCTGGTGCCCGACCTCACCGGCAGAACGGCAGGAGCGGCAGGGGACATGACCGCTGGGTTATTCGAGGGGCAGTACGTGTGGCATCCGGCAGCCGATGATCTCCCGCTCGCGCGGGCCTGCGTGGACATCCGGGCGGGCCGCTACTTCGGCGCGCGCGAAATCCTCCAGGAGGCGCGCGGGGACC
Proteins encoded in this region:
- a CDS encoding M6 family metalloprotease domain-containing protein; amino-acid sequence: MFLPHRPARPYRGRAVRLGIPALLLGVLATVAAGPARAAPEAAPAVRAPLVQPVDPQNWRNPDDMTWAEYRAVPGTNWADPALKPTKRMFKGALVLLDYPDEEFSVTRPAGSSVFGNPQPSAHDIPRAEVPAFYRDFLNKPGKLNRGHTINEYWMEDSGGRLGVELTSFGVYRMPFKSYQYGIEPGMNPGACPVGDNCGKNIRTDGKAAWVADVGDAETKKYDFIFYLTAGQDESAAWQEFGQMKFAKPEDVPAAWGPPSPVQGGGNAARTRYVPWTSWKAAARIWPNAETGSSTQAESSGMAVYAHEFSHILGIADNYNNPYGTPLRRAYTGIWSMLSRGSFNGPGGPHTRWQIPAQNGASMGSQHVLRDKLKLGIVDEKNVLRLDRDALKTSGVAVAKVTARSAPPGAKGLSGVNITLGRDLEPACSTTTDPLCDGGGYDNYTVEVVDRMGMDSFTPDNGVLLSKTKNEDRAPFAWVIDAHPEDIGMVDFRRPDGTPQMITMGDYRQLSDALFHAGADSGSAYEYVDRANRLHFYVLDIQRDKKGVLSYTVAVRSLDGAGPQRRGAHLRHGTAYGNAAKGRAVCTFPLTNTGRPGNGGAHLDSDVYRLSAAATGRGWSAWLPNRIATAKAGSTVSVPVAVTAQPGAARHGRVVLKARSESDPRKSVQATCTPAR
- a CDS encoding lysophospholipid acyltransferase family protein — translated: MFYHLFKSIVLVPLLRCLFRPRVEGLENLPASGAAIIAGNHLSFCDSFLMPATVKRRITFLCKQEYFTGRGVKGRLTAAFFRACGQIPVDRSGRSAGQAAVEAGVRVLDSGELLGIYPEGTRSHDGRMYKGKTGVAEMALRTGAPVVPCAMIGTFEAQPAGRRLPRVVPITIRFGEPLDFSRYAGMADQRLVLRAVTDEIMYALLKLSEQEYVDTYAAEARARTPRPAVPAGRAS
- a CDS encoding phosphocholine-specific phospholipase C, with the translated sequence MPELDRRRFLQLTGGAAAFSALSQSIARAAAIPADRRTGSIEDVEHIVVLMQENRSFDHYFGTLRGVRGFGDPRPVTLPSGKPVWHQSDGKGKDVLPFRPQVEDDNLGLTFIEDLNHDWKGSHRAFNDGRYDQWVPAKTATTMAHLARKDIPFHFALADTFTVCDAYHCSFIGSTDPNRYYMWTGYTGNDGKGAGDPSGPVLDNAEKGYTWTTYPERLEAKGVSWKIYQDIGDGLDAAGSWGWIKDPYRGNYGDNSLLYFNSFRNAKPGDPLYEKARRGSNVKGGGKLLDDLRADVRGGRLPKVSWIACPEAYTEHPSWPANYGAWYISQVLDVLTSDPKVWAKTALFLTYDENDGFFDHVVPPYPPAGAAQGRSTVSTELELYPGGGGLPAGPYGLGQRVPMLVVSPWSTGGYVCSETFDHTSIIRFMERRFGVAEPHISKWRRAICGDLTSAFDFSRTGRPGALPDTGGYTPIHPKPADFHPAPPAAGSLPKQERGTRPTRPLPYAPYVDGAADTAAGKYRLTFSGGDAAGAHFYVTAPNRGDGPWTYTTERGKADSDSWNTAYSNGTYDLSVFGPNGFLRTFRGPGRTAGPEVTARHNGATGNLDLVLTNTGDGARTLKVTDAYGGTSSSVTVRPGQRVTHTVDLRAGKRWYDVSVVCDADRTYLRRLAGHVENGAAGVSDPGIHTV
- a CDS encoding thioesterase II family protein, whose protein sequence is MTGKNAWIRDVRRGPRPAAHLIFFPHAGGSASYYRPFAAHLGEHFDVSAIQYPGRQDRWNDPFVTSVEGLADEIVGCLSPHDTTPLVLFGHSMGASVAFETARRLADLGRPAPRRLVVSGRRAPSMFREEKYFHLGTDAELLAEVGRLDGTHSQLLDDPDMVNLILPAIRNDYRVIETYRPAADAVLDIPLLCLTGAADPRVTREEAAAWKAHTVAEYREETFDGGHFYLADHPAAVCRAVESFVSGE
- a CDS encoding tetratricopeptide repeat protein, whose protein sequence is MSETSAEALSHYEDALRELLFFRGAVATASQAVLQAAPKSVMGNVLAAYLGLLGTEEKEATAAKAAFTRFTDCVRAGRPTDRERMHLAAASSWLDGDIHRAGHVLGELTVAFPRDALALAVGHQIDFLTGDAARLRDRVGGALTAWPEDDPHYGHLLGMYAFGLEESGHYTRSEETGLAAVERNPRDVWGIHAVVHSYEMRGQFAEGIRFLDARMEDWASGNYLNVHNWWHYCLYALESGDTDRALEIYDAVLHHEESPGLAMELLDASALLWRLLLADRGAGPRWDRLADAWAARQDPPYYAFNDVHAVMAYVGADRIADAERLVEERAAWLVRARPQLSNVAMTAEVGLPVCRALIAYGQGRYGQAVDLLTPVRHRLNTFGGSHAQRDAVQKTLLEAALRAGRDDTARTLLSERISLRPVCPYNWLAQARLADRLGEAAKAAAARARAAEQAAAGAAALAR
- a CDS encoding isoaspartyl peptidase/L-asparaginase family protein, with product MARNSAVRMMCVCAGALSVVALLAAVPGSSAVSAGQSEAAEPVAARAAQAAEGKPRPDARHVVIAVHGGAGTALKREDTTPAQEKAYRDGLAEALRAGQKVLREGGGSVAAVEAAVRRLEDNPLFNAGKGAVFNEDAGHELDASVMRGSDLAAGAVAGVRNVRNPVSAARLVMEKTKHVLLAGEGADDFAARNGLPVVTQDYYWTEKRWQELMKAKGHAKSPGETLTQGTVGAVAVDGKRDLAAATSTGGMTNKMTGRVGDSPVVGAGTYAKNGTVAASATGAGEVFLRGAATATISDLIEFGGRDLAGAAYEVLVERLPRLGGTGGVIALNAQGVFDAPHSSEGMLHGYLTEDGRLVTKVFADETPANR